Proteins found in one Myxococcaceae bacterium JPH2 genomic segment:
- a CDS encoding integration host factor subunit alpha, with product MTKADIIEGVYEKVGFSKKESAEIVELVFDTLKETLERGDKIKISGFGNFQVRQKKARVGRNPQTGKEIEISARRVLTFRPSQVLKSALNGEAPPEDHAEIDAREEAALDAAEARGEDFDEGMDEGED from the coding sequence ATGACGAAGGCGGACATCATCGAGGGGGTCTACGAGAAGGTCGGCTTCTCCAAGAAGGAGTCGGCGGAGATCGTGGAACTCGTGTTCGACACCTTGAAGGAGACGTTGGAGCGCGGGGACAAGATCAAGATCTCCGGGTTCGGAAACTTCCAGGTGCGCCAGAAGAAGGCGCGGGTGGGCCGCAATCCGCAGACGGGCAAGGAGATCGAGATCTCCGCCCGTCGCGTACTGACCTTTCGGCCGAGCCAGGTGTTGAAGAGCGCGCTGAACGGCGAGGCTCCGCCCGAGGATCACGCGGAGATCGACGCGCGCGAGGAGGCTGCGTTGGATGCGGCCGAGGCGCGTGGCGAGGACTTCGACGAGGGCATGGACGAGGGGGAGGATTGA